The region AGGACAAGAAGAATGGGAAGATGAGATGGGATGGAAGAAAACATCACAGAGAACGGAGGTGAAGAGCTACACTAAAACGTTCTACCATCGAGGAGTTTCAGGGCGGCGTGATATCGCagtataatatcgatatcgcgATGAATGATGTCACTATACATCTTTCTGACCGTATCGTAGACCTACACCAACGAGTCACTGCGTATTCTCCTGCCATCGAGTCTGCTTTAAACCACAACGGTTCGTAGCTGCTATGACTCAAGCCGGAACTTCTTAAAATGGACGTGAAACTCTAAcgatgtcattctttaataaataaaaagtttacattgTTGGAAAATCGCTGCGGtagaagagaaataaacagaaggagGCATGCTGCTTTAGGAAATGAAGACCATCACACcactcatcacaccaccccgccACTCAGTATTGTACTAGAGCAACACGACAGgggggttctttaagggttcttttaATAAGGATTATTAGCTACAGAAAGATTTAAAGGTTCTACATTTCTTAAGTGTGTTCTAGCTCCGTGAATAGCAAGCTAACACAATCCACATGGCTTTGGTACCTGTGGTCccatcatatactgtatatctagcACTGTTGGTGACCATGTGGTTGATTTTGGCCAATAGAACAGCATCTGTTACCTCTCTGAATCATAACCATTACACGATCTGAAATGTACATGGGTGGAGTCAGTACAAAGAAACGGAGTTGGTGAAATAGTTGAAGAGAACAGCATGAAAGAACAGAAACACATGGAGGAGATTGATTGGCAGTCTGGTAGAAAAAGGAGCAGAATAGCGAGAGTAAACAAGGGGAAAGGTGAGACGTCACTAAAGTATCCCTTCGTCCAGAAGTTTGTTTATCCCATCACAGATTTTGCTCAGGTAGAGTCTGTACTCGTCTCCGGAGCCGTAGAGCTCGGCCAGGAAGTGGACGTCGGAGAAGTGGTTGAAGACGCAGTCGATGCGCGCATGCGAGCGAGATGTCAGGTGGTTCTCTACAATCTCGTGGAGTAGATCCCTGCACTCGAGGAGCAGCTGAGACAGGATGCCACGGTCGAAGGTGAACTCCACCTCGTGGAAGCTCACGGCCGTCATGGCCGCCTGGTTCAGCTTCTTGCGGAAACGCTCGACCGATTCGAGCTCGTCGGTGCTAAAGCGCCGGTTGCGGTAGAGCACGCCGAGTTTCAGCGCGATCTTGATGACGTCACGGATGATGCGGTGTGCCTCCTTCTTgctcttggtgaactctcggcTTGCCTTGTACAGCTCGTCGAGGATGGAGCTGCTCGTGTCGT is a window of Ictalurus punctatus breed USDA103 chromosome 4, Coco_2.0, whole genome shotgun sequence DNA encoding:
- the tnfaip8l3 gene encoding tumor necrosis factor alpha-induced protein 8-like protein 3 isoform X1, which translates into the protein MDSDSGELSEGELSPGPEIFNSKNLALQAQKKILSKMATMAVANLLTDDTSSSILDELYKASREFTKSKKEAHRIIRDVIKIALKLGVLYRNRRFSTDELESVERFRKKLNQAAMTAVSFHEVEFTFDRGILSQLLLECRDLLHEIVENHLTSRSHARIDCVFNHFSDVHFLAELYGSGDEYRLYLSKICDGINKLLDEGIL
- the tnfaip8l3 gene encoding tumor necrosis factor alpha-induced protein 8-like protein 3 isoform X2, with amino-acid sequence MATMAVANLLTDDTSSSILDELYKASREFTKSKKEAHRIIRDVIKIALKLGVLYRNRRFSTDELESVERFRKKLNQAAMTAVSFHEVEFTFDRGILSQLLLECRDLLHEIVENHLTSRSHARIDCVFNHFSDVHFLAELYGSGDEYRLYLSKICDGINKLLDEGIL